The sequence below is a genomic window from Tachysurus vachellii isolate PV-2020 chromosome 2, HZAU_Pvac_v1, whole genome shotgun sequence.
TAAACTATTTTTAATACTGTTTCTCTGTAGCTGAAGATCACCATGGGAACTGAAATGAAGGACTGTAATTAATGACTGTATGTGCTACCATGAGAACGCCATCCcaccacagtgaagcatggtgttgGGAGCGTCATGCTGGGAGTTAATCAGTGTtctcattcaaacacacacacactagcatcAATATGTTATGAACTATAGGTAACCTTGTTTTCCGTTACCTTGGGAGCGGTAGTTCATGTTGTTGCATTTCATTTCCTGCGCACGTCTGCTTGTGAGACGATTCCTCCTCGTCCGAACTGTCCAAGCTGTTTGTTAAAAGCCTACTGGGCATCTTCCTGTGTAAGCCACGCTCACACCGATGTCCAGTCCTCGTCTCACATTCTCTGTTGTTCTCCCCCTCCTTTGGGCTGCCAATCATGAACTGCACTCTGTGCACAGGAGGGCTCGGATTGGCCAACGAGTGCTCTAGTCCCAGCTGCCACGAACGTTCCCGATCGCATCCTAGCTGCTCATTGGTTGTTTCAAAAAAGGGGGAGGAGACAGCTGAGTCAGAGTCGCCTGCTTCTGTGTCGGTTTCTTCCAGACCGGTAGTCGGATCTGTGGGATCTGTATCAGCTGTTCTCTCATTGGTCCTTTCAGGGTTAAAGGTGGACTTTGCAGCCTCTGAATCACAGGTATATGGTCTCTCATTGGTCCTCTCGAAACAGGGGAAGGGGTGAGTGGTTTGAGAAGGGCATGGATCGGCAggactttctgtctgtgtgtgaggaagtgtgttTTCCAGGAGGTCAGAGCAGCGGACAAAGTAGGACAGGATATAGAGCACGCGCTGCACCAGCTCACGACTGCGCCCGACAACCACAGTACGACACACTCGAACAGGAGAACCCAACGCACCATACAGATCTcctacaagacacacacacctttcagcCATACCATTCAAGGACATACTGTAGAGTGAATAATGAATTAAGTGAGTTAGTGTGAGTTTTGTCTTTGCATGAACCTAGCTCATTCCACAGGGgatcgtttgtgtgtgtatcatacACCTAGCTCATtccacagtggtgtgtgtgtgtgtgtgtgtgtgtgtgtatcatacaCCTAGCTCATTCCACAGGGGATCACCTAGCTCATtccacagtggtgtgtgtgtgtgtgtgtgtgtgtgtgtgtgtatcatacaCCTAGCTCATTCCACAGGGGATCACCTAGCTCATtccacagtggtgtgtgtgtgtgtatcatacaCCTAGCTCATTCCACAGGGgatcgtttgtgtgtgtatcatacACCTAGCTCATTCCACAGGGgatcgtttgtgtgtgtatcatacACCTAGCTCATtccacagtggtgtgtgtgtgtgtgtgtgtgtgcacttaccTAACTGCGCCCACAGTGGGTTGTAGGGGTGACAGTTGGCCAGCGAGTCTACCCTGTGAGAAGAGTGTTTCTGATGAAAGGCTTTAATTGGCTGGTGGTTGCTAGGCATCACCGTGGGAACCCAGGCGAGGTGATACATAAGGACAGCAGTGAGGAGAGAAGACAGGAACCTAGAGCATGGAACATATTCAGTTAACCTTTATTAAACAGGTTAATAAAGTTAAAACTGAATGGTTGTTTACTCACTGGTTCTTGGCCCCCTGTTCCATAAGCAGGCTCATCTCCTTCAGGAAGCTCTGACACAGCTGGTTTCGCTCGGCACTCTGGGATACCATGGTCAGCCAGATGGGTTCAGTGATCCGTGGAGCCATGTACAGGTTCCACACGGTCATCCTTGTAAATGTTACCACAGCACAGTCCATGAGGATACGATAAGGCAAATAAGTCCAACTTAAACAATCAAGCATGCAAAAGATCAAAGCATCAAGCACAGCacagcgtgcacacacacacacacacacacagacacacacacagacacacacacacacacacacacacacacacacacacacctgaactcTCCCAGTGCGTCCATAACCCGACACAGATACACCTGCACTCGCTGACTAGGCTCTGCTACTCTCCTGCACACAATCATCgcctaaaacaaaacaaaaacacacacacttattttcgTCCCACTAAACCCCACCACCCTCAGTGATCGTGTATACCCGTCATTGTCCTATAAACATTTTCCAGACAAGCGCAATGTGCCTCGTGGACACAAAGAGCTCCAGTGTCCTGCGGCCACTAAAGGTCAGCGAGGCGTCCTGATCTGACCTGGCAGTGCCACACTCACCCTCTCGATGGCAGTCTTCAGTTTGTTCATGTGAGACTCGAACAGGGGGAAGTGGGAGAAGAAGAATTCCTGAAAGCTTTggttctcctcctctttctccggcaggctgatgatgatgctgaCTGCGATCATCTTCCTGCGGCCCAGACCAGGGTTCGAGTTGCAGCTTTCGTCTGACAGGCTGAATATCTCATCCGTGCTCCTgccacgtgcacacacacacacacacacacacacacacacacacacacacacacacacacacacacacaccgacgtACATGAGTAAAGCAAAGGGCACCAAAATCGCAAGAACCTATGGCAAGAACTTATTATCGACCCTTTCCTTTTTTGGCATAATTTCTAAAGTGTTCACAAACGTAACCTCTTTTATACacctccccacacacacgcaccagcGAGGGATCAAGCCATGCTGGAGGCTGGTCACTTGGCTACGGAGCCATCGCCGTTGGTAACTGCTGGCACACCCGCTGCTGTAGGACGAGCCGGGGGAAGGGAGGGGCGTGGCTAGGAGGCTGCTGAGTGACGCTGTGCAGTTAGGAGAGAGTTAAAACCTGTCGTAGGCAGGAAACATGAGCAATGCTTCATGTTCgagcatgcgtgtgtgttttttacctGAACGGGCGATGCCACTGTCACTGTCTTCACCGTGTCCTCGGCCTGGCATGTCCACAGGATTACTATGAGCTAGAAAAAGAGATGCTGATTAAAATGCCCGCATGCTTCACCCATGTTTAAGgagtcacatttatttaaatgagtaTTAAAGTACATCattagtctcacacacacacacacacacacacacacacacacacacaaacaccctgaTGTTTCATTGTAGTCttaaaatacaatgaaatgCTCTTAGAAACTAAATCCTGGcagaaagcaaaaacaaaacaaccacaaaacacaacagtaaGTCTGatgtagagatttttttttttttactgacccAAACCTCTACAGTTCCACCTCCTTTAATATCTGCTCACAATAACATGGAATTGaataactagaaaaaaaaattaagtaaacaAAAAGCCCCAGAAGCACGTGAGTGTGTTATAGTCTGTGTCCTTTCCTTATAGAGGGACAGCTGTATCGCAAGATGTTAAAAGTGGGACATGATGCAGTAAATGTAGCTAAACCGGATAGACACCAcgttagcgtgtgtgtgtgtgtgtgtgtgtgtgtgtgtgtgagtcttacCAATGCTGCTGCTGCGACTTGGGCAGGTTTGGCTAATAGAGTCAAGGCTGTCCTGGAGACTAGAGAAACAAAGGGTCAGAGTGAAACAGTAGCTAAAAAACTGAACTTATGAACCGTACAACAGATAAAAAGTAGTTTTTAGAGGAAATTGTCGGAGCATCGTTACATAACGGGAGTTACAAAGTCTAAAGAGCTTCACAGCTTTAACGAGTCGATCCGACTTCCTAACAAATCTAACCTGTAACGATGTGGCTGTGATCGATCTGCTGCAGTGACACTAAATAAAGAGCAACTGAAATCAGTGTGTGCTTCTGTTTTTGTCTGGACTGTAACGAAAACATGACTGCTATAAAAAGCTCAGGAAAAACCTGAGACTCACGTGTTGGTGCTGCCTGCGTTACTGCTGCCACAGCGTGCGGAGAAAACCTTACTGACCATCAGCTGAGGAGGAGatctgtgtaacacacacacacacacacttattattaataataatcaccgGCATCACCCAGCCATTATCACTATCCCTAATAAACATCATACACATCTTAAAAAAAGGAAGTGGATATGAGACTTTACTAATAGCAGCCGTGCTATTTAAGTAGTTTTATCCTTAAACCTACCGGATGTGGTGAATCTTTAACGTCGACCCCTTGTAGCTCATGGCGACGGAGCCGAACATCATCTCCCCGAGCATATTCACATCTGAAGATGGTCTTGTATactgaatgaacacacacacattaattttcTACCCAACTTCCGGACTACTGGGCTGAACCGAGTTATGAACAAACCTGATAAGTAGGCGGAGTCTCTTTCTGCTTTGCCTTGCAGCCGATTTGGCAAGCACCGCCccgagtgggcggggcttttgTCTCCTCGACATTCTGTGAGGCAAAAAGACACAAGATAATTTTGTCCAAGATTAGGACACGTTTGTAttctaatactttttttttttaatataccaTTAAAATGACCTTCACTCGCCCCTGTGTTTCATTTGACAGTCAGCCTGTTGATCATCCAACTAAATCAACAAACAGCTGAGATCTGACGAATCAGCTAATCAACACAAACCCAGCTAGTCCAGCTAACCCTGgacaagaaacaaaaacaacggCTACCAACCACCGAGGGTGAAGACTAACACACGGCTCCTCCAAGACACGTGAATCTATAAAACCTCATCTTTATCGATCCTctacacactcagaggaaagcgCCCTCACAGAATCCTATGCTTAGCTTCTTAGCTCACTATCCATCCTACTCAGACAGCATGGCTTATTTTAGacttgtacatacagtagaaaAGTGTCCataacctcatcatcatcataagcTAAAGTTTCAGAATTGTTTAAGACTTTCATATTTGACACTAACTTTTACCATCACATaagttttgcattaaaaaaaaaaaataatcagatgaTTTTCTTGACATTCGTGTTCAACCTTATGATTTTACATGATTCATGCACCATGTGCCTCAGGAAACAGCTTTGTGATCATATGACTAGGCACAAACTTCATCTAGAGTAACATTTCAGAATAATGAacataatcataaaaaaagagaaaacacacagacacacacagacacagacacacacacacacacacacacacacacacagtgacccaGTTTTCAGAGTACTCACACCTGTCATATGATCCAAACAAGGGAGCAATTGCTGAGCATGTGACTAATTTAAAAAGCATaataaatcactcactcacttacacacacacacacacacacacacacacactacataccaGTTCAGACGGGTCGAGCTTCCGTATAGCCTTGGAGTCGAAGAGTACTTGGCGACCCCTTCTTTCACAATCCTGATACACAATCAGTCGGATTTGTGCGAGATCAAACTCAGCAGAAGCCCAACTGATGgcgagagcgagagggagagagagagaaagagagagagaaaaaaagagagagagagagagagtcagcaaTGTGTCAATAAGATACACAAATAAACCCACTGCAGTTTTAATAATAGCAACTACAAAACGCATTAAAAATACAGTATCCAGCTTttagaacacacactcactcggaGAGAGCACgggcattaacacacacacacacacatactcacgcatacacacactaatgtgTGTAGACAGTACCTGCTCTCCATCCTGTCCGGTCACAGAACGCCCATTTTGGCCTTTCAGActcccctcactctctcttacacacacatacacacacacacacacacaaacttatacACACCCCCAGACAAACACGCACATGAGCTTGCGTTCGCTGTTGCTGAAAAGAGGCTGGAAGGAGGTTGACTGAACCGCTCCCTCTTTTCCCACAAGTTTCTATTAAATTGTGCTGCATCagcagcagaacacacacacacacttctattcCTTTAAATGCACCCCTTCTTCTTTGAAAGAGAGCGATCACTGATTtctattaagtgtgtgtgttattatatttctaatcttaagttgacaaagtgtgtgttagagatacACTGGGCCAGCTGCAGAACAATACCCTGCTTCGCATAGGCAATGCttattcccacacacacacacacacacacacacacacacacaaagtctctTTATCTTCACACattaagcgtgtgtgtgtgtgtgtgtgtgtgtgtgtgtgcgtgtgtgtgtgtgtgtgtgacagcaacACTTGCTTGAGCTGGTACTGCCACTGCACACTAGGAAAGACTCTCAAACACAAGCAGCCACAAAAATTGTGCCcacgaaaacacacacaaacacacacacacacacactcacacacacacagtgcactacAAACAGCCCTTGATAAgactttctcaaaaaaaaaaaaaaaaaccacagacAATATTCAACATCCTCTTTaggtcacatgatcacaatcactctgacacacacacacacacacacacgcacacacacacacacacacacacacacacacggtctcgAGCATGTCATACAAAAGGCATCAGGCTGTTTCCTAAGACGGCCACACCCTCTTTTCCAGCAGCtcgctcgctttctctctctctcgctctctctcccttgtgCTTTCTCGCTCTAACCTAGTAACCAAATGCAAACATTTTGGCTCTTTTGGGCTGTAAACcacgtacacacatgtacacacacatgtacacacacgtacacacacacacgtacacacacacgtacacaccaaTAAGCCACAAgaatgaacatacagtattttactgTTAACCACTAACCTCTAACCAAGAGAGACTAGGACGGAAATGTGTGTGATAATTGAGATCATAACATTTACCTCAAAATCTATTTTGTTCCATTGCATAAATTTGCTCAACTGTagctgaataaaataataaaataaaaaaactataaagaaACTGCAGTTGCAGAGATAAGTCAcagtattttatacattttaaactttacatatattttgtaaataagaTGCCagaccttatttatttattttttacatagttACTTGAGCACTGCTAGCTCGCTCTGGTGTATGCTAACTTAAGCCAACGGTGCTAACATGAGGCCGTTCCTTCAGACAGCTGACCAGAAGGCTCAATAAATCATACTGAATATTTGGTTTCTgatgtatcactgtatcacaagcttgatttattgtgtgtgtgcttgggaaAGCTTCACATTTCAACTCCCTCAGTTTTGTCTGCTAGTTAGAATCTAACTTGCAAGCTAGCTGtcaaatgtgattaaaaataaaaaggggaGATTTTAAAATATCCACTGACAGCAGTTAGTTCTTCAGACATGCTGGTTAATAATGACCCGGTCAGCACGCTGGTAtgactaaattccctaaaaatCACATGCTTGAAAGCTAACAGGAAGTATCCATGAACACATGAGTAGCTTAGCAGCTAAGATTTTTGTAAAGTTTTGTGAGTGTTTCTCTGTATTTACTCGATAATACACCAAATTCCATGAGTTTCACCACAGTATGTGgtttctgctttaaaaacacaaacatacagaagaCAAAAGCTCACTCTGGATACACagagcaggatacaccctggacggagtgccaacccatcgcaggacacacacacacacacacacacacacactctcattcactcacgcaatcacacactacggacaattttccagagatgccaatcaacctaccatgcatgtctttggaccgggggaggaaaccggagtacccggaggaaacccctgaggcacggggagaacatgcaaactccacacacacaaggcggaggcaggaatcgaacccccaaccctggacgtgtgaggcgaacgtgctaaccactaagccgccgtgccTCCCTGAGGACAAAAGctgttaaagataaataatcGACGTCCGTGGACATGTTCACGTGCGTCCAACAATACCGTGAtcc
It includes:
- the fnip2 gene encoding folliculin-interacting protein 2 isoform X3, which produces MESSWASAEFDLAQIRLIVYQDCERRGRQVLFDSKAIRKLDPSELNVEETKAPPTRGGACQIGCKAKQKETPPTYQYTRPSSDVNMLGEMMFGSVAMSYKGSTLKIHHIRSPPQLMVSKVFSARCGSSNAGSTNTLQDSLDSISQTCPSRSSSIAHSNPVDMPGRGHGEDSDSGIARSASLSSLLATPLPSPGSSYSSGCASSYQRRWLRSQVTSLQHGLIPRWSTDEIFSLSDESCNSNPGLGRRKMIAVSIIISLPEKEEENQSFQEFFFSHFPLFESHMNKLKTAIERAMIVCRRVAEPSQRVQVYLCRVMDALGEFRMTVWNLYMAPRITEPIWLTMVSQSAERNQLCQSFLKEMSLLMEQGAKNQFLSSLLTAVLMYHLAWVPTVMPSNHQPIKAFHQKHSSHRVDSLANCHPYNPLWAQLGDLYGALGSPVRVCRTVVVGRSRELVQRVLYILSYFVRCSDLLENTLPHTQTESPADPCPSQTTHPFPCFERTNERPYTCDSEAAKSTFNPERTNERTADTDPTDPTTGLEETDTEAGDSDSAVSSPFFETTNEQLGCDRERSWQLGLEHSLANPSPPVHRVQFMIGSPKEGENNRECETRTGHRCERGLHRKMPSRLLTNSLDSSDEEESSHKQTCAGNEMQQHELPLPSCDVELRPDMNHFGRSLLGGYSPQYMPDFVLHGVTSDQRLKQCLMADLEHTVLHPALDEPVAEAMCIVADTDRLSVQVATTQRRVCEPGQLGRDVMVSNLVHTLLTSVLQLHTLNMAADFCVMHLEDRLQEVYFKSCSLAEYLKGQRRVHVKELGLALGIDSSDLPLLTAVASTHSPYVAQILL
- the fnip2 gene encoding folliculin-interacting protein 2 isoform X1; protein product: MSPMLLQKLFSKKAAATVGGARERAAEAETRWASAEFDLAQIRLIVYQDCERRGRQVLFDSKAIRKLDPSELNVEETKAPPTRGGACQIGCKAKQKETPPTYQYTRPSSDVNMLGEMMFGSVAMSYKGSTLKIHHIRSPPQLMVSKVFSARCGSSNAGSTNTLQDSLDSISQTCPSRSSSIAHSNPVDMPGRGHGEDSDSGIARSASLSSLLATPLPSPGSSYSSGCASSYQRRWLRSQVTSLQHGLIPRWSTDEIFSLSDESCNSNPGLGRRKMIAVSIIISLPEKEEENQSFQEFFFSHFPLFESHMNKLKTAIERAMIVCRRVAEPSQRVQVYLCRVMDALGEFRMTVWNLYMAPRITEPIWLTMVSQSAERNQLCQSFLKEMSLLMEQGAKNQFLSSLLTAVLMYHLAWVPTVMPSNHQPIKAFHQKHSSHRVDSLANCHPYNPLWAQLGDLYGALGSPVRVCRTVVVGRSRELVQRVLYILSYFVRCSDLLENTLPHTQTESPADPCPSQTTHPFPCFERTNERPYTCDSEAAKSTFNPERTNERTADTDPTDPTTGLEETDTEAGDSDSAVSSPFFETTNEQLGCDRERSWQLGLEHSLANPSPPVHRVQFMIGSPKEGENNRECETRTGHRCERGLHRKMPSRLLTNSLDSSDEEESSHKQTCAGNEMQQHELPLPSCDVELRPDMNHFGRSLLGGYSPQYMPDFVLHGVTSDQRLKQCLMADLEHTVLHPALDEPVAEAMCIVADTDRLSVQVATTQRRVCEPGQLGRDVMVSNLVHTLLTSVLQLHTLNMAADFCVMHLEDRLQEVYFKSCSLAEYLKGQRRVHVKELGLALGIDSSDLPLLTAVASTHSPYVAQILL
- the fnip2 gene encoding folliculin-interacting protein 2 isoform X2, with translation MKIKSQRKYNSLWSDADVLCDSWASAEFDLAQIRLIVYQDCERRGRQVLFDSKAIRKLDPSELNVEETKAPPTRGGACQIGCKAKQKETPPTYQYTRPSSDVNMLGEMMFGSVAMSYKGSTLKIHHIRSPPQLMVSKVFSARCGSSNAGSTNTLQDSLDSISQTCPSRSSSIAHSNPVDMPGRGHGEDSDSGIARSASLSSLLATPLPSPGSSYSSGCASSYQRRWLRSQVTSLQHGLIPRWSTDEIFSLSDESCNSNPGLGRRKMIAVSIIISLPEKEEENQSFQEFFFSHFPLFESHMNKLKTAIERAMIVCRRVAEPSQRVQVYLCRVMDALGEFRMTVWNLYMAPRITEPIWLTMVSQSAERNQLCQSFLKEMSLLMEQGAKNQFLSSLLTAVLMYHLAWVPTVMPSNHQPIKAFHQKHSSHRVDSLANCHPYNPLWAQLGDLYGALGSPVRVCRTVVVGRSRELVQRVLYILSYFVRCSDLLENTLPHTQTESPADPCPSQTTHPFPCFERTNERPYTCDSEAAKSTFNPERTNERTADTDPTDPTTGLEETDTEAGDSDSAVSSPFFETTNEQLGCDRERSWQLGLEHSLANPSPPVHRVQFMIGSPKEGENNRECETRTGHRCERGLHRKMPSRLLTNSLDSSDEEESSHKQTCAGNEMQQHELPLPSCDVELRPDMNHFGRSLLGGYSPQYMPDFVLHGVTSDQRLKQCLMADLEHTVLHPALDEPVAEAMCIVADTDRLSVQVATTQRRVCEPGQLGRDVMVSNLVHTLLTSVLQLHTLNMAADFCVMHLEDRLQEVYFKSCSLAEYLKGQRRVHVKELGLALGIDSSDLPLLTAVASTHSPYVAQILL